A genomic region of Gemmata massiliana contains the following coding sequences:
- a CDS encoding transposase: MLILDATILRLFPPLRCAWALRGQQAEVRITGRNAKRVLLGAINPRTGHRRIIRCLSMRQEDFQAFLRHLRSRYRDRPLWLILDRAPCHEAHPSQVLAGRLGIGLMWLPTQCPELNPVDHLWRELKRLVAANRQFRTIDEEPRYAERWFLGLTAREALRKAGMLAEGCWLSLM, from the coding sequence TAATCCTCGACGCGACCATCCTGCGCCTGTTCCCGCCGTTGCGGTGCGCCTGGGCACTTCGGGGCCAGCAGGCCGAGGTTCGGATCACCGGGCGCAACGCCAAGCGCGTACTGCTCGGGGCCATCAACCCGCGCACCGGGCACCGACGGATAATCCGTTGCCTGTCGATGCGACAAGAGGACTTCCAGGCGTTCTTGCGGCACTTGCGGAGCCGCTACCGGGACCGGCCACTGTGGCTGATATTGGATCGTGCCCCATGCCACGAGGCGCACCCGAGCCAGGTACTGGCCGGGCGGTTGGGCATCGGGCTGATGTGGCTCCCGACCCAGTGCCCGGAACTGAATCCGGTGGACCACCTGTGGCGGGAACTCAAGCGACTCGTCGCGGCCAATCGACAGTTCCGGACCATCGACGAGGAGCCGAGGTACGCCGAGCGCTGGTTCCTCGGGTTGACCGCACGAGAAGCACTCCGGAAGGCCGGAATGTTAGCCGAGGGCTGTTGGCTCAGCTTAATGTGA
- a CDS encoding helix-turn-helix domain-containing protein, which translates to MPRPPLPFVRHCTVQELHSLYQACRHPVEKMRWHALWLLARTDEPRTPAQVAEMVGLSAVTVRDVLNRWNVHGPAGVSDRRKGNGALPKLTARHRDELSTALRGLPPDGGVWTATKVVRFVRDQWNVVVRPETGWRWLRKLGRAL; encoded by the coding sequence ATGCCCCGACCTCCGCTACCGTTCGTCCGTCACTGTACTGTGCAAGAGCTCCACTCCCTGTACCAGGCGTGCCGCCACCCGGTAGAGAAGATGCGGTGGCACGCCCTGTGGCTGTTGGCCCGCACCGACGAGCCCCGTACCCCGGCCCAAGTAGCCGAAATGGTGGGGCTGTCGGCGGTCACCGTCCGGGACGTGCTCAACCGCTGGAACGTCCACGGCCCGGCCGGAGTGAGCGACCGGCGCAAGGGCAACGGGGCTTTGCCCAAGTTGACCGCCCGTCACCGGGACGAACTGAGCACCGCGCTCCGGGGGCTCCCGCCCGACGGCGGGGTGTGGACGGCCACGAAGGTGGTCCGGTTCGTGCGCGACCAGTGGAACGTGGTGGTGCGCCCGGAGACCGGGTGGCGCTGGCTCCGGAAACTCGGGCGCGCCCTTTAG